Proteins from a genomic interval of Amycolatopsis sp. cg13:
- a CDS encoding DUF6292 family protein, which translates to MTATPHVPSSSPHAVLAALRGYLAEVACALGTGLDSCTVDEGPPLSAYVGLDGCLPGYPGRDFALLWDEVHGWAIAVETHSGEDFIVLRYLGGATVTPPPAELLGFVTALREDDHRIGQVAPPALRSVGSVAELDTLLRLRGVT; encoded by the coding sequence CCGCGACCCCGCACGTCCCTTCCAGCAGCCCGCATGCCGTCCTCGCCGCGCTGCGCGGCTATCTCGCCGAGGTCGCGTGCGCGCTCGGGACCGGCCTGGACTCCTGCACTGTCGACGAGGGTCCGCCGCTTTCGGCGTACGTAGGCCTCGACGGCTGCCTGCCGGGTTACCCCGGCCGGGATTTCGCGTTGCTGTGGGATGAGGTCCACGGATGGGCGATCGCGGTCGAAACGCATTCCGGCGAGGACTTCATCGTGCTCCGCTATCTCGGCGGAGCCACCGTCACGCCGCCGCCCGCGGAGCTGCTCGGGTTCGTCACCGCATTGCGCGAGGACGACCACCGCATCGGGCAGGTCGCGCCGCCTGCTCTCCGCTCCGTAGGCAGTGTCGCGGAACTCGACACTCTGCTGCGTCTTCGCGGTGTGACTTGA